TCGGTTCGATGAGTGCACCCTCTCCTGCAGCTTGCGTTGCCATGATCCTGTCTCCAGAGGTGAATCCGAGTATTGAGATGACTTTGCGACCGATTGTGCCCCGGCGCCGATTCAGCCGGCATCAAGTCTTACCCGCAGCTTTCTAGCTGTTCCGGGCGTCGGTATGATTTTGCTGACCTTTCCGTAAACGTCAAGTAGACGATAAAAAAAGCAGCCACGAGGGCTGCTTTCGATTGCGCTGCTTATTGCTGTCCGCGCAGCTTGCGCAGACGCTGGATCGCGGCCAGCTGAGCCGTCGCATACGCCAGTTCCGCTTGCGCAGTGGCGTATTCGAGGTTCGAGCCGGTGTTTTGCAGCGCTTCTTCTGCGCGCTTGCGAGCCTGCTCGGCCTTCGCTTCGTCGAGATCCTTGCCGCGGATTGCCGTGTCGGCCAGAACCGTCACTGCGCCCGGTTGGACTTCGAGAATGCCGCCGGCGACGAACACGAACTCTTCTTCGCCGTTTTCCGATTCGATGCGCACTGCACCCGGACGAATCCGCGTGATGAGCGGCGTGTGGCCCGGCAGAATGCCGAGTTCGCCCGCTTCGCCCGGGAGCGCAACGAACTTCGCCTCGCCCGAGAAGATCTGCTCTTCCGCGCTGACGACGTCTACCTTGATGGTTGCCATATGTGTCGACTCCTGA
This genomic interval from Paraburkholderia sabiae contains the following:
- a CDS encoding F0F1 ATP synthase subunit epsilon, whose amino-acid sequence is MATIKVDVVSAEEQIFSGEAKFVALPGEAGELGILPGHTPLITRIRPGAVRIESENGEEEFVFVAGGILEVQPGAVTVLADTAIRGKDLDEAKAEQARKRAEEALQNTGSNLEYATAQAELAYATAQLAAIQRLRKLRGQQ